The window CTGTTATATTCAATTATGTGTGCAACCTGGGAGAGACAGAACTGGGCTGGGGAATTATCCAGGTCTTTGCCCTGCGTCAGCTTTAACACCCATGGTCTGGTCATTCCCTTTGGCTCAAGTGCAGAGGGAATGTCTGGAAAGGAAACTTAATGTCCCTGAGCCCCTGCAGACCTGACAGAAGAGGAGTTGGTCACTCACCTTGACCTTCTCTCCTGTCAACAACTCCATATCGCACTCCTGCCCGATGGTGAACTCATTGTGCAGCACTTTGGAACCAGTGGTCACGGTAACCTTGAAATTTTTCCCATCCTGCACTATTTCCGTGATGCTCTTGAGGTCTTTTCCCTTCTGGATCTGTTCATCAGGAAGCCCTGCCCAGGAACAAGAGACATTAGGTGGATCTTGGAGCCATTGGTGGGCaggttcctgctgctgaatgaATGTGGCGGGATCTGGGGACCCACGGCTGTGAGGATTTCTATTCCAGTGTGGAAAACCTTGCAGTGATGATGGTTCCTTAAGGATCACAAGGCCCTGAGTCTACTGGGGAGGAAGAATAACAAATGCTGTCATCCTGGGTTTTGTGAGAGAATGAGACATCTCCCTTGTCTCACCAACCTGGCTGGGAGCAGAACAGCTGCCTCCCTGGGTAAGTAtcacatggaaagaaaaaatcctgttttcctttctattcTGGGAGGCAAGCAgagaaaatggaataaattGAGGCAGAATGATAGAATCAAGtgagtttttaaaatgagaatcaGGGTGCCTAAGAACCAGCTCATTAAACTCTTCTCCCAAAGCCTGAAGCTGATATGACAGGTAAAGCACATCTGGCACAGAAGTGATGCAAAGCCTCCTGGATCACTGCAAGACCATGTTCCCTGTCACGTACACTGGTGGAAATCCAGCTAACCACATTCACCATTAAGCATTTAAACAACCCCCACTATTTTTCCGATGAATAGTGGAATCTGGGCCTTTGCAGCACCgctgaacagcagcacagggggcTGAGTGATGTCTTGCTCACCCTCAAATTTCACAGCCTGACGGAGCAGATCTGCAGCTGTCCTAAGCCACCAAGGTCCCACTGGCTTGTCACATGTCTGCCACACTCTGCCGTGCTGGCCCGTGGCTGCAGAGACTGCTGGGACCATTTTTCTGCAAGCCACAAAATTTCACCCAGCATCTCTTGACCTCCAGCCACCAGCCAGAGAGATGCTTTCTCTTCTAATTTGAGATCACATCTCCATGCTCGTGcattaaaccaaaccaaaccaaaccaaaccaaaccaaaccaaaccccaaaccaacaattGCAAGATGGTAGACAGAAACAGGAATTCCGAGAGAAGTTTTCGATCTACATCATCAACACATTTGGACTCCCAAATACCAGTGGGATCTGTGGAGGCAAAGCAGCACATGCAGGCACTTACCAACGGCTTTCATAAAAGGCTCAAAATTTTCCTGTGACTGGAGTTGGTATTTTCCAGTGAAGCTCATGATGGAAAGGCTCTCTGTGCTCCCAACACAAGAGAAGGTGCCTTGCTGGTGAGCAGAGCTTGGTTTTATAAGGTCCTTTTCCCCTAAAGGCTGGTCAGAGGTAAGATGATGTAATTTTATGGCTGTGTTCAAACATTAACATAAAACTGGGCAATGGTCAGTGATAAATTGCTTTACATTTTACGGACAATGCGGGGGCAAGTAAGATCCCATAAACCCATTTTATGGAGGTAGCAACGTGGCATCcataaagaaattataaaaaaaaataatagtacaAAGAGATTAATTATCAGAGGAACAAGTCAAATCATCTAATCAGTCTGGAAGTGCACATctggaagaggagaaagtgCTGGAAGATTGTGGTCTCCTCTGGAGACGACAGCGGGGAGGTTTCTCCTGGTTGATGTGTGTACACTGGGTCTTGAGCACGAGCATGAAGAGTAGTGGCCGCACACTAGCTGGACTTGCTCGTGACCCCAGATACTTCTTGGTTCTTTGTAACAGTGGGGTTTGGTGGAGCAGTAGACCCAAAATCATCACCGTCCCCTAAGGAAAAAAACGTAACTCAAAATCAAATCCTGGGATTGAACTGGCCCATGCTGAAGGCTGCGGTTTAGTTCAGACTCCATCACTATGGCCTTGCCTCCAGAAAAGGGTTTTGTATGGATAGATGGACCAGTGATGCTAGTGATCAACCCAGGCTATAGCTAGGAGTCACCACTGAAAAccctcttttctcttctttccccagAGGAACCACAGTCACTCATGCACCGAAGGAGCATCCCAGCCCTCGGAGCTGTATTTCTCCCAAATGCTATGTCAGCAGCCTCCAAGCCGACCCAAATTTCTCACTCCAAGGTAGGACTCGGGTCCAGGCTCCTCTCCCATTGTGGTCCCCTTGGCCGAGTGCCCTGTGTTGCTGCACGGCATCTGAGCATCCATCCTCTGCCCCAAAGaattcttcctccttcccaaaGTCACCAGCTCAGGGattttcccccttttcactCAAAtgccttctcctctttgcaaTTCTTCCATTCTACCTTCTCATAGcatctttggctttttttttcttctttcttttttctttttttttaagtgaaataatggataagcttgaaaaaaatatctgtctcTTTCCAACTTGGAGATGCTGCCAGAGCCCTCTGCAGCCACTCGcctctgctctctgctctgctgtggagCACAGTGATGCTGCCTGGGCCAGATTCAGCCTCAATTGCTAGTTAATTAGTACAGGAAGAGTCTGCCTGATGAGGCAGGAGAGGGAAAACctctgctggcagggcagaTGAAGTTGGCTGGGGAGGCATTCATGGGGGAGATCAGATCATCCCTCTGGGCAGGTTCGGAGAGCACTCATGGTGGAGTTGATTCAGCAAATTCTTCAAAcagcttttcagctttttccccttttatccTGGGCTTCCCACCAGGGATGACATCACCTTAGgaattgcatttcattttttcccctgccctGGGTGAATACCCCGGGGTcacacagggctgtgctgccacaTGTCTCTTTTCAGTGTCTTCTTCGTGGGGACATTGGTGACTGACCCCTCCAGCCAGGCCCTGGCAGCAGAtggagctggcagctccctgACTCCTGCCAGGTAATGTCCTCTGGCCATGGGCCACCTGGGAGCACACGTGTGTCTCCCATGCAGCCATGCCCGGGACCTCTGGCTGCTCCTACAGGCAATTCACACTCCCTCTCATTGCATGAGGAGGAAAGAGATCCAGACTTGTAAAAACACCTGAATATTGTTTTATCATCTGACTCATTTTGGAGCCCAGCGCTCCTGATGCACTGTGGGGTTGGTCACCACAGGAAAGGTCCTGCTCTGCATGGCTCATTTTTCCCCACTGTCATCAACCAGAGCTTCCTGAAATCGcagttttcattaatttttaaggTGAGATGCACTCTCAGACTGGCCACGTCTGACGAtgttagattggatatcaggaaaaatttcttcctggaaagggttgtcagtcattggaacaggctgcccagggcagtggtggagtcaccatccctggaggggtttaaaaaatgtgtagatGAGGTCCTTAGGGATACGGGTTAGTGACAGTGTTAAGTTAGTAGTTGGAAccgatgatcttgagggtctcttccaaccaaaatgatacTGTGATTTTTGTGGCAGGAGCCCTGAGATTCAAAATCCTGTTCCCCACCACAACGTCCAAATCGTCCAACAGTGGTGCACGTAGCAGGAGGGGTTTCCAGTGCCCTGGCAGACACTGAGTGAAAGTGTTTAGTTCATGGGAGCCAGGACACGGAATCCCAGGGAAAGGGATTCTTTTTAGTTATGGCAGTTGTTATAACCGAAGGCACCAGCCACAGATTACCCTTTGGGAGGTTTGGGTTGAGCACCTCTTCTTTGAGAGGTGGGTGGTGCAGCCCCAGGATGGTACCCAGAGAGGCAGAGGGGTGGCTTTTGAGATTTGGGTAAAGCCAAAGCCGGCTGCTCTGGTGTTGGTGATGTTCTcgctttgagcaggaggttgaaACAGAGACCttcagaggtcacttccaactggTTTTTCACTGATTCATCACCTTGGGACACAGGCCATTCGAGATACTTCCATGGCTAATAGGGAGCTCAGAAGTTTTGCATATCCAACTCTTTGACTCAGgtgcaaaaagcagaaatgagacACTTGTGTTCCTAACCAGCTTCTAAGATCCTACgctttattttcaaagcaactTGAACATGGAAGTACCTGCTGTCTTCCCACAAGATATAGCCTCCtcaataatttttgaaaattatctATGCCTTTTTCTACAAACCAGGTCCAGGTTTTATGGTATGGATTTAGTTTTAATCAAATGGTCAGCTGACTCAGTCTTGTGTTAATGCAGTCAGGTGTATTTTCTTGGCCCTGGAAAGTTAAGGTGATGTCATGTTTTAAAAGATCCTGTATTCTGATGGGGAGATGTACAAGTATTCTGAACTTTGCTATTGAGATTAAGTTTATCTCACCTGCTGTTTGCTCAGCAGGCCTGGCTAGATAATAATTACCCTGAATAAATTTAATTCAGTaagtgtttcttctttttctataagaacttttgcatttctttactacaggaaataaaagaacatgAGTCCAACAGAGCActtgcagacaaaaaaaaaaaagatgttttatttttgatcaTTGATCAAAAATCAGTTGGTTGCATTTCCGAACCACAGTGATCCATAGTCCACATTTATCCAACATGCCGAAGTTGTGAtgataaatatattatttctgaCCACAGTAAGTGAGAATAGGAGAGGATACCTGCAGAAAACAAGTTTGGTCCCAAGTGGGATGAATTGTCTCATGAGTTGCCCATTTCTGCCAACTTTCTAAGAGAGCCTTGAACAATTCTATTCTCCTTTTAACATTTGGTGGCTCACATGCAGACCTTAGGAGCCTGGCTTGCCCAGTGGGAGTTCTCATCCAATATCTGGTGTTTTTTTAAGTGGTTCAGCTGCCTAGATTAGGCTTGGTAACTGTTTAAGAGTTTATGAGACAAAACCTGGTGGGCTTTATCGAATCCTTTCTCAGGCTCAGGGCTCCTTAGCTTGGTGGTTGTATCTCGTTTCAGGCTGACGTGGGTCTCCCAGGCAGAGTGTGGGCCTGGGAAGTCTGTGGTGGCTGAGATGTCCAGCTTCCTTGGGGGCCAGGAAGAATAAGGTGTCACTTCAGGCACTTAAGATTGGATTAATCTTGGCTAATATGAAATGTTCACAAAAGTCCTAGACACGTGGGCTTCTTTTGGAGAGGCCAGAGAGGATAGGCAGCCCTGGGACACTAGTCATGAGGCGTTTCTcctatttctctcttttggctCATCTAGACATCAGCTTAAAGGTCATCATTGCACTGGATGTGGCTGGGGTTACCTGAGAAAGGTCTCTCCCCACTGACATAGTGACCACCCCCTATCCCTAGCCCGCATGTGGAAATGGGTAGAGAGTGGGcatctgcaccagcagcaggatatagagtcatagaatcgtagaatcattttggttgcaagagatcctcaagatcatcattaacccaacactgccaagtccaccgcTGAACCATGTCCTTAAGGAATTaatctctgcatcttttaaatgcctccagggatggtgactccaccacttccctgggcagcctgttccaaggcccGACAACCTTTtccgtgaataattttttcctaatatccaatctaaacctcccctggcacaacttgaggccatttcctctcgtcctatcacttgctccttggagaagacaccaacaccctccatgctacaacctcctttcaggcagctgcagacagcgatcaggtctcccctcagcctcctgttctccaggctgagcagccccaggtccctcagctgctcctcatcacacttgtgctccagacccctcaccagcttcattgcccttctctgaactcactccagcacctcaatgtctttgtCATGAGGGGCCGAAAACTggacacaggattcaaggtttggtctcaccagtgctgtgTACAGGGAGACGATCACTgacctggtcctgctggccacactatttctggtacaagccaggatgctgttggcctttttggccacctgggcacactgctggctcatgtttagccttctctgcctcctccagTTTGAACCAAAACTTTGATTTAAGCTCTGAGCCCTGAAAAGGACTTTACAGCTGGAGCTCTATGTGGGGAGAGGCACTTTGCTGTAGTCTGGGACGGGGTACCTGGCAGCCTTGTGGAGGTCTGGGAATGTCTTCATGCGCCTCTGCCTCTTCTCTCATTCTTCTTATCTATCCCACCAGTGACTCCCCAGGCTTGGTGAGGCCTTTGGTTTCACCTCAGTGCTTTGGGAAGCTGGGACTGGAATCTACACAAGGATTGTCTTGGccaaaatgtgaaaatgtaaACTTTAATGTAAACAAGCCAGGTCTTTTGCTGATTCAGTCATGGATTTCTCCAATGCAGGTGCAGTGggagaccccaaaacccctaGCCGTTTTTTGAAGACCTTGGTCACAAGCTTGCCAATCACAAATCCCCACATGGGTTTCCCTCTGTGTCAACTCGTATTATTACTTGGatcatctccttttctcctgtgcttgTACCTGGAAATCTGGTCTGCTGCCCAGTTTTCACATCTTtgttctgattatttttaaccTTGAGGAACAAAGGTTTCTTCTGCAGGCCACATGGTTGCGTTTCTTCAAAAGGTTGGATGGGATGGgaaaagatgctgctgcttccatgAACTTTCTGTCCCTCTTGGTTTCCACCAACTTTTCATTGTGCTGCGTTGCCAAGACAGCACTGGGATTAAATAAAGCACCTTTcccagctttttctcttttcaaaatgtctgtGGCAGTCTGCTGGAGACTGGCTGCCTCCAAGCTGTAACTTCCAAGCTGTAGACATGCAAGCGCCGGTTCATAttggtttagattagatatgcCATTATCAGAGCGTCGATAAGACTGCCGAAAGTGGCAGCTTGTACAGAACACTGCCACTTGATAAATCTTTCCATTAAGGCTGAAATTCAGTGAAGGGCAGCCCTCAACCCATGTCATCTTATCACAAAGGTCGCAAAGGGAGTAAAGGCTCAGTATTGCTTATCCAGTGTCAAGACGGTTGTTTCCTTGTAGGAAGAGACATATCATTGCCCCAGTGTTCTTGCCCATGACCACCTGAGGAATAGAGCTTGCAGAAGAGCTGGTCTTTGGCTTTGGGGTCTTGCCTTACAGCAGGACCAAAGCTGCTGGCTGTGACACTCAACTTCCACTCTTTTACCTCAAACATCTTCAGCACTGTGCTGTGACCTCTCTCTAGGCACATGGACCCCTGCTCATGCCCTCAGAGGGCAGGTATTCCCCTCGCAGCTTGGCCTGTGGTGGGATGAGGCTGTCCTCCAACCCACCACCCACGTTATGGACTGAAAACAGTGCCTGTTAGTTATGGAGCTAatttgtgccagggcagggaaagaaaaagttggGAAAGAAATGGAACCATTAACAGTTAATGTACTTGAGTGAGGAAAATCTGGAAGAGCCCTCCAAAAGACAGCCAACAAACAGCTACCCAGTGCAGATGTGTTTCATCTCACCCCACCACACGTCTGCAGTGTAGATGTCTCCACCTGATCCAGGGGCATGAAGATCCCCTGAGTGG of the Caloenas nicobarica isolate bCalNic1 chromosome 4, bCalNic1.hap1, whole genome shotgun sequence genome contains:
- the FABP1 gene encoding fatty acid-binding protein, liver, with protein sequence MSFTGKYQLQSQENFEPFMKAVGLPDEQIQKGKDLKSITEIVQDGKNFKVTVTTGSKVLHNEFTIGQECDMELLTGEKVKALIQMEGDNKLIGTMKGLQSVTELNGDTITHTMTLGDIAFKRISKRI